In Aedes albopictus strain Foshan chromosome 3, AalbF5, whole genome shotgun sequence, the following are encoded in one genomic region:
- the LOC115271083 gene encoding 5'-nucleotidase domain-containing protein 1, with product MTAKTASVVLRLGLSAQLSAAAGPFRIVIESGGSGGTLRPVLLEGTRLRGLLGDKLRRLQQLQCIRHYSRYSANRIMTGSDTFRFSDYDCIGFDLDNTLLRYQIGNMIELEYRVMSKFLVEERGYSEKYLLQPPDLDFLQKGLIIDFQRGNILKLGPDGTIHQATHGTKKMAEAEIMAYYGDEKKWEVTTEYCENMLVAWNGPLSEKIRTVLDYFDICSTLLFGRIIDTLDEEAHERIGHYNVWPDILDALIHMYSRDHFDQGVGGYFQALKQNPEKYLLRSSPKLVSWLRELKKSRTTFLVTGSHVDFANFTASYALGPDWRELFDVVVGFAKKPGFFTGAKPFVRLEGAVETEPLEASQLERNQIYSQGNWRDLSLLLERVSRKDHPRFLYVGDNLIQDVYTPAKFTKADTVAIAEEMAAEGMKDHPHHLHPDAPYLQSQFWGSYFVTGSSPQQQEEPSLWADLIKRYAKICVPSMDEVARYPMDHSYNSFTESESCADGYYPAEPMKLVN from the coding sequence atgacGGCAAAAACGGCATCAGTAGTATTGCGACTTGGGCTCAGTGCGCAGCTATCCGCGGCGGCAGGACCCTTCCGGATTGTGATTGAAAGCGGCGGAAGCGGCGGCACATTGCGACCCGTCCTGTTGGAAGGTACTAGGTTACGTGGTCTTCTTGGAGATAAGCTCCGGCGGTTACAGCAACTCCAGTGCATCCGACACTACTCCCGATATTCGGCCAACAGAATCATGACCGGCTCGGATACCTTCCGGTTCTCCGACTATGACTGCATCGGGTTCGATTTAGATAACACTTTGCTGCGTTATCAGATCGGAAATATGATAGAGCTCGAGTATCGCGTCATGTCCAAGTTTCTTGTGGAAGAAAGAGGCTACTCGGAGAAATATCTGTTGCAGCCACCGGATCTGGATTTTCTGCAGAAGGGACTGATCATTGATTTCCAGCGCGGGAATATCCTGAAGCTTGGCCCTGATGGAACGATCCACCAGGCTACCCACGGAACCAAGAAGATGGCCGAAGCAGAGATAATGGCCTACTATGGGGACGAGAAAAAGTGGGAAGTTACGACGGAGTACTGTGAGAACATGCTGGTCGCCTGGAATGGTCCCCTGTCGGAGAAGATCCGAACGGTGTTGGATTACTTCGATATCTGCTCAACGTTGCTGTTCGGTCGGATAATCGACACCCTGGACGAGGAGGCGCACGAAAGAATTGGCCATTACAACGTATGGCCGGACATTCTGGACGCCCTGATCCACATGTACTCCCGAGACCACTTTGACCAGGGTGTCGGAGGCTACTTCCAAGCCCTGAAGCAAAACCCGGAGAAATACCTCCTGAGGTCGTCCCCCAAGTTGGTCTCGTGGCTTCGAGAGTTGAAAAAGTCCCGCACAACCTTCCTCGTGACGGGGTCGCATGTAGACTTCGCTAATTTTACCGCGTCGTACGCACTGGGCCCAGATTGGCGCGAACTGTTCGATGTCGTCGTAGGCTTTGCCAAGAAGCCCGGATTCTTCACCGGTGCCAAGCCGTTCGTTCGGTTAGAGGGAGCGGTTGAGACGGAGCCCCTGGAGGCTTCCCAGCTAGAACGAAATCAAATTTACTCGCAGGGCAATTGGCGGGATCTGAGCCTGCTGCTGGAACGAGTCTCCCGCAAGGACCACCCGCGCTTCCTGTACGTGGGAGATAATCTCATCCAGGACGTGTACACGCCGGCCAAGTTCACTAAAGCGGACACGGTCGCCATTGCGGAAGAAATGGCCGCCGAAGGGATGAAGGATCATCCGCACCATTTGCACCCGGATGCCCCCTATCTGCAGTCGCAGTTTTGGGGATCGTACTTTGTGACCGGGTCCAGTCCGCAGCAGCAGGAGGAACCCTCGCTGTGGGCAGACCTCATCAAACGGTACGCTAAGATTTGCGTACCGAGCATGGATGAGGTGGCGCGATACCCGATGGACCACAGCTACAATAGTTTTACCGAGAGTGAAAGCTGTGCCGATGGATACTATCCGGCGGAACCGATGAAGCTAGTCAACTAG